Proteins encoded by one window of Salmonirosea aquatica:
- a CDS encoding S10 family peptidase: MQKYTLLRSLVPLLVILSLAEGLFAQKPTATIKSNLTATAAPNVLKLDMDSTITSSHTVTIKGQKVPYTAQVGTQPVWDEAGKVIAGVFYTYYERTDVKDRVNRPLVISFNGGPGTASVWMHLAYTGPKLLNVDAEGYPLQPYTIKDNPNSILDVADIVFIDPVNTGYSRMAGKETAKEKAKFFGVNVDIKYLADWLNTFVSRHDRWRSPKYLIGESYGTNRVSGLALELQNANWMYLNGVILVSPTNLGLDREGPLGAANMLPYYAATAWYHKKLPADLQQKDLTQMLPEVENFTTNELLPALVMGGYLDPAKRKALATRVARYSGLSEKVVLEHNLQIPTNFFWKELLREQGRTIGRLDSRYLGIDAQDAGERPDYAPELTSWLHSFTPPINKYFREELGYKTDLKYYMFGPVYPWSRSGENADNTGETLRQAMAQNPYLYLLVQSGYYDGACDYFNAQANLWQMDPSGRLKDRMDWKGYRSGHMMYLRQEDLVQANDDLRTFILKATPGKGMAAKY; encoded by the coding sequence ATGCAGAAATATACCCTCCTCCGATCCCTCGTACCGCTCCTTGTCATCCTGAGCCTAGCCGAAGGGCTCTTCGCCCAGAAACCCACGGCGACCATTAAGTCCAACCTCACCGCCACTGCCGCGCCCAATGTCCTGAAACTGGACATGGACTCGACGATTACGTCGTCGCATACCGTTACGATCAAGGGCCAGAAGGTACCCTACACGGCGCAGGTCGGGACGCAGCCCGTGTGGGACGAGGCAGGCAAGGTCATCGCGGGCGTGTTCTACACCTACTACGAGCGCACCGATGTGAAAGACCGGGTGAACCGTCCGCTGGTGATTTCGTTTAACGGTGGGCCGGGTACCGCTTCGGTGTGGATGCACCTGGCCTACACGGGTCCCAAGCTGCTCAACGTGGACGCCGAAGGGTACCCGCTGCAACCCTACACCATCAAGGACAACCCGAACTCGATTCTGGATGTGGCCGACATTGTGTTCATCGACCCCGTCAACACGGGCTACTCGCGCATGGCGGGTAAGGAAACGGCGAAGGAAAAAGCCAAATTTTTCGGGGTGAACGTGGACATCAAGTACCTAGCCGACTGGCTCAATACCTTCGTGAGCCGCCACGACCGCTGGCGCTCGCCCAAGTACCTGATCGGCGAAAGCTACGGGACCAACCGCGTGTCGGGCCTGGCGCTGGAACTGCAGAATGCCAACTGGATGTACCTCAACGGCGTCATTCTGGTGTCGCCGACCAACCTCGGACTGGATCGCGAAGGGCCGCTGGGCGCGGCCAATATGCTGCCCTACTACGCCGCCACGGCCTGGTACCATAAGAAACTACCCGCCGACCTACAGCAGAAAGACCTCACCCAAATGCTGCCCGAAGTGGAGAACTTCACCACCAACGAACTGCTGCCCGCGCTGGTGATGGGCGGGTACCTCGACCCCGCCAAACGGAAAGCGCTGGCCACCCGCGTGGCCCGCTACTCGGGGCTGTCTGAAAAGGTAGTGCTGGAACACAACCTGCAAATCCCGACGAACTTCTTCTGGAAAGAACTGCTGCGCGAGCAGGGCCGTACCATCGGGCGGCTCGACTCGAGGTACCTCGGCATCGACGCGCAGGACGCGGGCGAGCGCCCCGACTACGCGCCCGAGCTGACGTCCTGGCTGCATTCCTTCACGCCGCCGATCAACAAGTACTTCCGCGAGGAGCTGGGATACAAGACGGACTTGAAGTACTACATGTTTGGCCCGGTGTACCCCTGGTCCCGCTCGGGCGAGAACGCCGACAACACCGGCGAAACCCTCCGGCAGGCGATGGCCCAAAACCCCTACCTGTACCTGCTGGTACAATCGGGCTACTACGACGGGGCCTGCGACTACTTCAACGCGCAGGCCAATCTATGGCAGATGGACCCCAGCGGCCGCCTCAAAGACCGCATGGACTGGAAGGGCTACCGCAGCGGCCACATGATGTACCTCCGGCAGGAAGACCTCGTGCAAGCCAATGACGATTTACGGACGTTTATTTTGAAGGCCACGCCGGGCAAGGGGATGGCGGCGAAGTATTGA
- a CDS encoding HEPN domain-containing protein: protein MKEDEKQAYVLYRLESAHKALAAAKACADIGLWNSAMNRLYYAVYYAVSALLFINDIQAKTHSATKSQFAQYFVKTGIFDQKYSRLLAILYDGRQKGDYEDFFEADKETIQIYSVSAKEMIEAIESKIKSE from the coding sequence ATGAAGGAAGACGAAAAGCAAGCGTATGTGCTTTACCGATTGGAATCAGCACACAAAGCTTTGGCCGCCGCCAAAGCCTGTGCAGACATTGGCTTATGGAATTCAGCTATGAACAGGCTGTATTACGCAGTGTATTATGCTGTCAGCGCATTATTATTCATCAATGACATCCAAGCAAAAACGCACTCAGCTACAAAAAGTCAGTTTGCCCAATATTTCGTAAAAACGGGAATTTTTGATCAAAAATATAGTAGGCTATTGGCTATACTTTATGATGGTAGACAAAAGGGAGACTATGAAGATTTCTTTGAGGCAGACAAAGAAACAATTCAAATATATTCGGTGTCTGCCAAAGAAATGATCGAAGCTATCGAAAGTAAAATAAAGTCCGAATAA
- a CDS encoding nucleotidyltransferase domain-containing protein: MKPTTKKITNLIRQAINQVDDKAEVILFGSRARGDERKDSDWDILVLTDYPVDLNREHEFRYVLCDLELETAESFSLFVFSKSEWKTKHRVTPFYNSISQEGVRL; the protein is encoded by the coding sequence ATGAAACCAACTACAAAAAAAATCACCAATCTTATCCGTCAGGCAATCAATCAGGTGGACGATAAGGCGGAAGTAATCCTCTTCGGCTCGCGCGCTCGCGGAGACGAGCGGAAGGATTCCGATTGGGACATTCTGGTACTCACTGATTATCCAGTCGATCTCAACCGAGAGCACGAGTTTCGCTATGTTTTATGTGATTTAGAGTTAGAAACCGCTGAGTCCTTTTCCTTATTTGTATTTTCAAAAAGTGAATGGAAAACCAAGCACCGGGTTACGCCATTTTATAACAGCATTAGTCAGGAAGGGGTACGCTTATGA
- a CDS encoding S41 family peptidase: protein MKNLAFVILISLSVKCFSQSTDKFNLNFEKYAPGQNLNQGGWFQWGGYELGLDSTTVHSGKHAASITSDPKGAAFGSVAYRIPANYEGKSITLEGYMKTQGVENGHAGLLMRVDSNAKVLAFDNMQNQKITGTNDWKKYSITLAYPANAEHIYVAGILVGKGKAWFDDFVLTIDGQNIQTLKEKEGPVFKANSDHEFDAGSKVSIANLDEKKVGNLALLGKVWGFLKYYHPEVGKGNYNMDYELFRVLPDYLQVKNDQKRDQVLLSWVNGFGKVPLCEKCEETPEDAPLKPDFSWISDSQLDPKLEEALRYIYKNRNQGEHYYIKTAGVGNPQFMNENSYANQPYPDAGFRLLALYRYWNAIQYFFPYKPLTDKDWKNVLKEYIPTFIDAKTELEYELAALQIIGEVKDTHANLWDGGNAINASRGKFYPPFSLQFVEDKLVVADYYKDGLKSAAGLSVGDVITHINGASVEHLVDSLNAYYPASNQPTRLRNISMQILRSKQNVVPIKYFSASGSGEKELTLYPVDQLEMKKWYEKSIPPKSYKLLENNIGYVTLKTIKEQDIPVIKDSLNNTKGIIMDIRNYPSTFVPFSLGTYFISKATPFVKFTGGNVNNPGEFSFSPPVVIPKENPAETYKGKLVVLVNEQTQSQAEYTAMAFRAGDNTTIMGSTTAGADGNVSNLVLPGGLGTMISGLGVYYPDGTETQRVGIIPDIEVKPTIEGIKSGKDELLERAIEFILK from the coding sequence ATGAAAAATCTAGCTTTCGTAATTCTTATTTCTTTGAGTGTCAAATGTTTCTCTCAAAGTACCGACAAATTCAATTTGAATTTTGAGAAATACGCCCCGGGTCAAAACTTGAACCAGGGCGGCTGGTTCCAGTGGGGGGGATATGAACTCGGTCTTGACTCCACCACGGTCCATTCGGGGAAACACGCGGCGAGTATTACGTCCGACCCGAAGGGAGCGGCGTTCGGTAGTGTTGCTTACAGAATTCCAGCCAATTATGAAGGGAAAAGCATCACCCTGGAAGGATACATGAAGACACAGGGCGTGGAGAACGGCCACGCCGGATTGTTGATGCGCGTCGACAGCAATGCTAAGGTGCTGGCTTTTGACAATATGCAAAATCAAAAAATAACGGGCACGAATGATTGGAAAAAGTACAGCATTACCTTGGCCTATCCCGCAAACGCCGAACACATTTACGTGGCTGGGATTCTGGTGGGCAAAGGCAAAGCCTGGTTCGATGATTTCGTCTTAACCATCGATGGGCAGAACATTCAGACTTTAAAGGAAAAAGAAGGCCCGGTTTTCAAAGCTAATTCCGATCATGAATTCGATGCGGGTTCAAAAGTATCCATTGCTAATCTTGACGAAAAAAAGGTAGGAAATCTGGCTTTGCTGGGTAAAGTTTGGGGCTTCCTGAAATACTACCATCCCGAAGTAGGGAAAGGAAATTACAACATGGACTACGAACTATTTCGTGTTCTGCCTGACTACCTGCAAGTCAAGAATGATCAAAAAAGAGATCAAGTACTACTGAGCTGGGTGAATGGTTTTGGTAAAGTACCGCTGTGTGAGAAGTGCGAGGAAACCCCGGAAGATGCGCCGTTAAAACCCGATTTCTCGTGGATTAGCGATAGCCAACTTGACCCAAAATTAGAAGAAGCTTTACGGTATATTTATAAGAACAGAAACCAGGGCGAGCATTATTACATAAAGACAGCTGGTGTGGGCAATCCGCAATTCATGAATGAAAATTCGTACGCTAATCAACCTTATCCCGATGCTGGTTTTCGGTTGTTGGCGCTTTATCGATACTGGAATGCAATCCAGTACTTCTTTCCCTACAAACCTCTGACAGACAAGGATTGGAAAAATGTCTTGAAAGAGTATATCCCTACGTTTATCGACGCCAAAACCGAGTTGGAATACGAATTGGCAGCGCTCCAGATTATTGGCGAAGTGAAGGATACCCACGCCAACTTGTGGGACGGTGGTAATGCTATCAATGCTTCGAGAGGAAAATTTTATCCGCCATTCTCCCTGCAATTTGTTGAAGACAAACTGGTCGTGGCCGATTATTATAAAGATGGTTTGAAAAGCGCAGCGGGGCTATCGGTCGGCGATGTAATAACGCATATCAACGGCGCATCAGTCGAGCATTTGGTAGATAGTCTCAATGCGTACTACCCTGCCTCCAACCAACCTACAAGATTGCGGAATATCAGTATGCAGATACTGCGTTCAAAGCAAAACGTGGTGCCCATCAAGTACTTTTCAGCTAGTGGAAGTGGAGAAAAAGAATTGACTTTATATCCCGTTGATCAATTGGAAATGAAGAAATGGTATGAAAAATCTATTCCTCCAAAAAGCTACAAGCTCCTGGAAAATAATATTGGCTACGTTACGCTGAAAACCATCAAGGAGCAGGACATTCCCGTTATCAAAGATTCTTTGAATAACACGAAGGGGATTATTATGGATATTCGCAACTACCCCTCCACTTTTGTCCCCTTTTCTCTGGGTACTTACTTTATTTCCAAAGCCACTCCTTTTGTAAAATTCACGGGCGGAAATGTCAATAATCCCGGCGAATTTAGTTTCTCACCACCCGTTGTTATTCCAAAAGAGAATCCCGCCGAAACCTATAAGGGGAAATTGGTAGTACTTGTCAACGAGCAAACGCAAAGTCAGGCAGAATACACGGCCATGGCGTTTCGGGCGGGAGACAACACCACGATCATGGGCAGCACCACGGCGGGTGCCGATGGAAATGTTTCCAACCTGGTTTTGCCAGGTGGATTGGGAACTATGATTTCAGGTCTGGGCGTGTACTATCCCGACGGTACCGAAACCCAACGCGTTGGTATCATCCCGGATATTGAAGTAAAACCGACGATCGAAGGCATTAAGAGCGGCAAGGATGAATTGCTCGAACGCGCCATTGAATTTATTTTGAAATAA
- a CDS encoding S10 family peptidase, translating to MKKRLQNLGAAVPFLFVILSVAEVPSLFAQNRAPIPDASVETKDAVTIKGKRVPYTASAGTQPVWDENGQPIASLFYVYYERSDVSDRTTRPLVVSFNGGPGAASCWMHLGYTGPKRVLIDSEGYPVQPYGIQDNPNSILDVADIVYVEPVNTGFSRMLSDTIDKKKFFGVNADIKYLAGWLNTFVGRKNRWSSPKYLVGESYGTNRVSGLALELQNAQWMYLNGVVLVSPTDLGLPRGTVVDAASFLPYYAATAWFHKKLPTDLQQKDLVDMLPEVETFTINELIPALAKGGYLDPAVRKQLAARVARYAGISEKVVLEHNLMVPANFFWKELLRDQGYTIGRLDSRYLGIDRAATGDRPDYSPEYTSWQHSFTPAINYYLREVLNYKTDLKYFIAGQTRPWSREGADADHTGENLRQAMAQNPYLNVLVQSGYYDGACDYFNAKYDMWHLDPSGKLKDRMDWKGYRSGHMMYLRDDDVVTSNEDIRQFILRTLPKADQPAKY from the coding sequence ATGAAAAAACGCTTACAAAATCTTGGGGCCGCAGTACCATTCCTCTTTGTCATCCTGAGCGTAGCCGAAGTACCTTCCCTTTTCGCCCAAAACCGCGCGCCAATCCCGGATGCCAGCGTCGAAACCAAAGACGCCGTCACGATCAAAGGCAAGCGGGTACCTTACACCGCCTCCGCCGGTACTCAGCCCGTGTGGGACGAAAACGGCCAGCCCATCGCCAGCCTGTTCTACGTATATTACGAGCGTTCCGATGTCAGTGACCGTACGACGCGGCCTTTGGTAGTTTCCTTCAACGGTGGGCCGGGTGCGGCTTCCTGCTGGATGCACCTCGGTTACACCGGTCCCAAGCGCGTGCTGATCGACAGCGAAGGGTACCCTGTCCAGCCCTACGGCATTCAGGACAATCCCAATTCGATTCTCGACGTGGCCGATATCGTGTACGTCGAGCCCGTCAACACCGGATTTTCGCGGATGCTATCCGATACCATTGACAAGAAAAAGTTCTTTGGCGTCAATGCCGACATCAAGTACCTAGCCGGGTGGCTCAATACCTTCGTGGGACGCAAGAACCGCTGGTCGTCGCCCAAGTACCTTGTGGGTGAAAGCTACGGAACCAATCGCGTGTCCGGTCTGGCGCTGGAACTCCAAAACGCGCAGTGGATGTACCTCAACGGCGTGGTACTTGTCTCGCCGACCGACCTCGGCTTGCCGCGCGGCACCGTGGTGGATGCCGCCAGCTTCCTGCCCTATTACGCCGCCACGGCCTGGTTTCACAAGAAACTACCTACTGACTTACAGCAGAAAGATCTCGTGGACATGCTCCCCGAAGTGGAAACCTTCACCATCAACGAACTCATTCCCGCTCTGGCCAAAGGGGGGTACCTCGACCCCGCCGTGCGGAAGCAACTGGCCGCCCGCGTGGCCCGCTACGCCGGAATCTCGGAAAAAGTGGTACTGGAACACAACCTAATGGTACCTGCGAATTTTTTCTGGAAAGAACTGCTGCGCGACCAGGGCTATACCATCGGGCGGCTCGACTCAAGGTACCTCGGCATCGACCGCGCCGCTACCGGCGACCGTCCCGACTACTCGCCGGAATATACCTCCTGGCAGCACTCGTTTACGCCCGCCATCAACTACTATCTGCGGGAAGTACTCAACTATAAAACCGACCTGAAGTACTTCATCGCCGGACAAACCCGCCCGTGGAGCCGTGAAGGTGCCGACGCCGACCACACCGGCGAAAACCTCCGGCAGGCGATGGCCCAGAACCCGTATCTGAATGTCCTGGTGCAGTCGGGCTATTACGATGGCGCCTGTGACTACTTTAACGCCAAGTACGACATGTGGCACCTCGATCCCAGCGGCAAGCTCAAAGACCGCATGGATTGGAAAGGCTACCGCAGCGGCCACATGATGTACCTCCGTGACGACGACGTCGTGACGTCCAATGAGGATATCCGGCAGTTTATTTTGCGGACACTGCCGAAGGCGGATCAGCCGGCGAAATATTGA
- a CDS encoding DUF819 family protein, whose amino-acid sequence MPTHPLFVLAVLCLNVVICDWLATKPYFRHLGTALMVILLTAIVANLGIIPASSPPSPVYDGIFAYVAPISIFLLMLSVNLKSIRRAGPAMIGLFLVGAVGTVVGVAVAFKLLDAAALLGENYFALGGMLTGTYIGGSLNFNAVALHYGMAREGTLYAATTAADNIITALWIVATLALPALLRGKSKKTIAPAAGPNVETDTFDEQETINPMDVGLLTSLAFGAVSLADWVSSLYPVVPTILTITTVALVLAQFPVISRLRGSRTLGIFMIYLFLAVIGAYCDVPALLQDGTLAVWLLVMICIIVLVHAVLLIGVGKLLKQDADVIAIASQANIGGSSSALALARSLGRPDLQLPAILVGTLGNGLGTYLGFAVAEWLR is encoded by the coding sequence ATGCCCACGCACCCGCTTTTTGTCCTCGCGGTACTTTGTCTCAATGTCGTCATCTGCGATTGGCTGGCTACCAAACCCTACTTCCGGCACCTTGGCACCGCGCTGATGGTCATTTTGCTCACGGCGATTGTGGCCAATCTGGGTATCATCCCGGCTTCTTCGCCACCCTCGCCGGTGTATGACGGAATCTTTGCCTACGTAGCGCCAATCTCCATTTTCCTGCTCATGCTGAGTGTGAATCTGAAAAGCATCCGCCGCGCTGGTCCGGCGATGATCGGACTATTTCTGGTGGGGGCCGTCGGGACGGTGGTCGGGGTAGCGGTGGCTTTCAAACTGCTGGACGCAGCGGCACTGCTGGGCGAGAATTACTTTGCACTGGGCGGCATGCTGACGGGTACCTACATTGGCGGTAGTCTCAATTTCAATGCCGTAGCCCTGCATTATGGCATGGCCCGCGAAGGTACCCTCTACGCCGCTACGACTGCCGCCGACAACATCATAACGGCTTTGTGGATTGTGGCGACGCTGGCGTTGCCTGCTTTGTTGCGGGGGAAAAGTAAAAAAACGATTGCCCCGGCAGCCGGACCGAACGTAGAAACGGATACGTTCGATGAGCAGGAGACGATCAATCCGATGGATGTGGGCTTGCTGACGTCGCTGGCTTTCGGGGCGGTGTCCCTGGCCGACTGGGTTTCTTCGCTCTATCCGGTAGTCCCCACCATCCTCACCATCACGACGGTGGCTTTGGTACTGGCCCAGTTTCCGGTGATAAGCCGTTTGCGCGGGAGCCGTACGTTAGGCATATTCATGATCTATCTTTTTCTGGCGGTCATCGGGGCTTATTGCGACGTACCCGCGCTATTGCAAGATGGTACCCTGGCCGTCTGGCTGCTGGTGATGATCTGCATCATTGTACTGGTTCACGCCGTGCTGCTCATTGGGGTAGGCAAATTACTGAAACAGGATGCGGATGTGATAGCCATAGCATCACAGGCCAATATCGGCGGGTCGAGTTCGGCGCTGGCGCTGGCCCGCAGCCTGGGTCGGCCCGACCTACAGCTTCCGGCGATTCTGGTAGGTACCCTGGGCAATGGCCTGGGTACCTACCTGGGCTTTGCCGTAGCGGAGTGGCTGCGGTAA
- the cax gene encoding calcium/proton exchanger encodes MIFRWLLLLIPISLGLQYFFEVPPLVNFVVAILAIIPLAEWIRQATEQLADQLGATIGGLLNVTFGNMAELLLAIFVLMDGKTDVVKGQITGSIIGNSLLGLGLAIVVGTWGRSKQTFNKESAGQLSSLLILSVIALLLPALFHYTERGIAGPATTGDLEEKLSLGVSVVLIVVYLANLVYTLKTHRDVFESAGHHKPETPEPDDEKPWPKWVAVAVLVVGTAFTAWEAEIVSGGLEAAAEGLGLSTFFLGVVVLAIIGNAAEYVAAIYFARQNQMTTVMGITVGSTIQVALLIAPLLVIISYLIGAPMNLVFANPLELIAIAAVAFIVNAIAHDGETTWFEGVLLIAVYVVLGMAFLLVGP; translated from the coding sequence ATGATCTTTCGCTGGCTACTACTCCTGATTCCTATTTCACTCGGACTGCAGTATTTTTTTGAAGTACCCCCGTTAGTCAATTTCGTAGTGGCCATTCTGGCCATCATTCCGCTGGCGGAGTGGATACGCCAGGCGACCGAGCAACTGGCCGATCAGCTGGGCGCTACCATCGGCGGATTACTCAACGTGACTTTTGGCAATATGGCCGAGTTGCTGTTGGCTATTTTCGTACTCATGGATGGGAAGACCGATGTGGTTAAAGGACAAATCACGGGTTCCATCATTGGCAACAGCCTGCTCGGTTTGGGCCTGGCCATCGTGGTAGGTACCTGGGGACGCTCCAAACAGACTTTCAATAAGGAAAGCGCCGGACAGCTATCGAGTTTATTGATTCTGTCGGTGATTGCCCTGCTGCTACCCGCACTCTTTCACTATACCGAACGGGGCATCGCCGGTCCGGCCACTACGGGTGATCTGGAAGAAAAACTGAGCCTGGGCGTGTCGGTGGTGCTGATCGTGGTGTACTTGGCCAATCTCGTGTATACCCTCAAAACCCACCGGGATGTTTTTGAAAGCGCGGGGCATCACAAACCCGAAACACCTGAACCTGATGACGAAAAGCCTTGGCCTAAGTGGGTAGCTGTGGCCGTATTGGTGGTAGGTACGGCATTCACGGCCTGGGAAGCGGAGATCGTGTCCGGCGGGCTGGAGGCAGCGGCGGAGGGCCTTGGCCTTTCCACTTTTTTTCTGGGCGTAGTGGTGCTGGCGATTATCGGTAATGCAGCAGAATACGTAGCGGCGATTTACTTCGCCCGTCAGAACCAGATGACCACCGTAATGGGTATCACGGTGGGTTCCACGATTCAGGTAGCGCTTCTCATCGCTCCGCTGCTGGTGATTATTTCCTACCTCATCGGAGCGCCGATGAACCTGGTATTTGCCAATCCGCTCGAGCTGATCGCCATTGCTGCCGTGGCCTTCATCGTGAATGCTATTGCTCACGATGGCGAAACTACCTGGTTCGAGGGGGTATTGCTTATCGCGGTCTATGTAGTGCTGGGTATGGCTTTCCTCCTGGTGGGGCCGTAG
- a CDS encoding PEGA domain-containing protein encodes MKTIKKITVRKTVAMGLAGSILFSSCSSVTTIQSNPSGAKVYLNEEPVGTTPYTHRDSKIVGSTTSVRLEKEGYAPLITSFSRNEEADVGAIIGGVFLLVPFLWTMKYKPLHTYELPTGGTQANQYVPGAQSLTPVKTKTDQLRELKQLLDEKVITQEEFEAEKKKILEGNK; translated from the coding sequence ATGAAGACGATTAAAAAAATTACAGTCAGAAAGACCGTGGCGATGGGTTTAGCCGGTTCAATACTGTTTTCAAGCTGCAGCAGCGTAACCACCATTCAGTCCAATCCCAGTGGAGCGAAAGTCTACCTTAACGAGGAACCGGTAGGAACGACGCCTTATACGCACCGTGACTCGAAGATCGTAGGCTCTACAACGTCAGTCCGGCTCGAGAAAGAAGGCTACGCTCCCTTGATCACTTCATTTTCCCGTAACGAAGAGGCCGATGTGGGAGCAATTATCGGGGGCGTTTTTTTGCTGGTCCCTTTTCTGTGGACCATGAAGTACAAGCCACTCCATACGTACGAACTTCCTACGGGTGGTACCCAAGCCAATCAATATGTACCTGGAGCCCAGTCCTTGACTCCGGTCAAAACGAAAACCGACCAATTAAGAGAACTAAAACAACTTCTTGACGAAAAGGTGATAACTCAGGAAGAGTTTGAAGCAGAAAAAAAGAAGATATTAGAGGGTAACAAATAG
- the galU gene encoding UTP--glucose-1-phosphate uridylyltransferase GalU — protein sequence MIRKAVIPAAGLGTRFLPATKSMPKEMLPIIDIPTIQYVVQEAVDSGIEDILIISGKGKRAIEDHFDRNFELEARLEEKEDQAWYTEMRRLADMANVHFVRQKEANGLGDAIYYARHHVGNEPFAVLLGDTIMDSVIPVTQQLMDTYEQYGGSVIAVEEVPSDKVNRYGIVGGNALSDTILELTTLIEKPAIGAAPSNLAIAGRYILAPDIFQAIEQTPKGKGGEIQLTDSMLLLLRRDNIYAHRIEGQRHDIGNKLDFLKTTVTFALKRKEFAAPFRKFLEEILEKN from the coding sequence ATGATTCGTAAAGCCGTTATACCCGCCGCGGGACTAGGTACCCGTTTTCTGCCTGCTACCAAGTCAATGCCCAAGGAAATGTTGCCCATTATCGACATTCCGACCATCCAGTACGTGGTGCAGGAGGCTGTGGATTCGGGCATTGAGGATATTCTGATTATCTCGGGTAAAGGTAAACGGGCGATTGAAGACCACTTCGATCGGAATTTTGAGTTGGAAGCCCGGCTGGAAGAAAAAGAAGATCAAGCCTGGTATACCGAAATGCGCCGCCTGGCCGATATGGCCAATGTCCACTTTGTGCGCCAAAAGGAAGCCAACGGCCTGGGCGATGCCATTTACTACGCCCGGCACCATGTCGGTAACGAGCCCTTCGCCGTTCTGTTGGGCGACACCATTATGGATTCGGTGATTCCGGTTACGCAACAGCTTATGGATACCTACGAGCAGTACGGAGGCTCGGTGATTGCCGTAGAGGAGGTACCCTCCGATAAGGTAAACCGCTACGGAATTGTGGGAGGAAATGCGTTGAGCGACACCATTCTGGAGCTCACCACCCTGATTGAGAAGCCCGCCATTGGCGCCGCTCCTTCCAATCTCGCTATTGCGGGGCGGTACATACTGGCGCCCGACATCTTTCAGGCTATCGAACAGACTCCCAAAGGCAAGGGCGGCGAGATTCAGCTTACCGATTCGATGCTGCTGTTGCTGCGTCGCGATAACATCTACGCCCACCGCATCGAGGGTCAGCGGCACGACATCGGCAATAAGCTCGACTTTCTGAAAACTACCGTCACCTTCGCTCTGAAACGCAAAGAGTTTGCCGCGCCCTTCCGTAAGTTCCTGGAAGAAATCCTAGAAAAAAACTGA
- a CDS encoding mevalonate kinase family protein produces the protein MIIETRAYARAGLLGNPSDGFFGKTISISVRNFGTSISLYESPELHIEPQPQDSSTFKSMYHLRDSVSMLGYNGGIPLIKAGIKKFADYCEQQAIRLPNRNFTVRYRSSIPRQVGMSGSSAIVVALFRALLQFYKVDIPLEKLPQLVLTSETEELGITAGLQDRVIQCYEGCVYMNFDQKLIEKQGYGHYERLNPTLLPKLYVAYNTQLSKVSGKVHSDVRARFDRGEAQVIETLGNIAQCAEEGRKALLEDRPDDLHELVNQNFDYRCQIYNVSESNKALIKAARACGASAKFAGSGGTIIGTYRDDDMLNRLFVELKKYNARVVKPFVV, from the coding sequence TTGATCATCGAAACGCGTGCTTATGCCCGGGCCGGACTATTGGGCAACCCCTCGGATGGATTTTTTGGAAAAACGATTTCCATTTCAGTGCGCAACTTCGGCACGTCTATTTCGCTTTATGAATCGCCCGAGCTACATATCGAGCCACAACCCCAGGACAGTAGTACCTTCAAGAGTATGTATCACCTGCGCGATTCGGTAAGCATGCTGGGCTACAATGGCGGCATTCCGCTGATCAAAGCAGGAATCAAGAAATTTGCTGACTACTGCGAGCAGCAAGCCATCCGGCTGCCCAACCGCAACTTCACGGTACGGTACCGATCGTCCATCCCGCGCCAGGTGGGCATGTCGGGTTCCAGCGCCATTGTGGTAGCGCTGTTTCGGGCTTTACTGCAATTCTATAAAGTAGACATACCCCTCGAAAAACTACCTCAGCTGGTACTTACCTCCGAAACCGAAGAACTCGGTATTACGGCGGGTTTACAGGACCGGGTGATTCAGTGCTACGAAGGCTGTGTGTACATGAATTTTGATCAGAAATTGATTGAAAAACAAGGGTACGGCCACTACGAACGGCTGAACCCTACCCTACTCCCCAAGCTTTATGTGGCTTACAATACACAACTCAGCAAGGTTTCCGGCAAAGTGCACAGCGATGTGCGGGCCCGCTTCGATCGGGGTGAAGCCCAGGTGATCGAAACCCTGGGCAATATTGCGCAATGTGCCGAGGAAGGACGGAAGGCCCTTTTGGAAGATCGGCCCGACGATCTGCACGAATTGGTCAATCAAAATTTCGATTACCGTTGTCAGATCTATAATGTTTCAGAATCCAACAAAGCACTGATCAAGGCGGCTCGCGCCTGCGGCGCTTCGGCCAAATTCGCCGGATCGGGGGGTACCATCATTGGCACTTATCGCGACGACGACATGCTCAACCGGCTTTTTGTAGAGCTGAAAAAGTATAACGCCCGCGTAGTGAAACCCTTCGTGGTGTGA